The Christiangramia flava JLT2011 genome has a segment encoding these proteins:
- a CDS encoding S9 family peptidase, which translates to MKFSKLLVAFLFATTTAIFAQDKKITLEEIWSGNFVQQRLQSLQSLNNGSEYVVLNYDQANGTTSIDAYSYKTGKQTRTILNSANLEAIKNFQDFSFSKDEKKILLSTEVEPIYRHSSRDIFYVYDTESEKLSKLSDKKIQEASFSPDNSKVAYVYENNIYYLDLATGKETQVTTDGEINSVINGITDWVYEEEFSFVKAFAWNPTGEKIAYMRFDEAGVPEFSMDLFGKDLYPQQEVFKYPKAGESNSKVSLHMYDVAGGNSEEIKLGDYNDFYIPRIKWTNDPMLLSVQVLNRHQNNLDLIFVNAADNSAAVVMNETDKAYIDITDNLTFLSDNSFIWTSEKDGWNHIYHYSEEGKLKNQVTSGNWEVTNYYGYDPKSKKIFYQSTENGSVNRDVYSIRLNGKSKTRLTNQTGTNSADFSADFTFFINAFSNTETPTIYTLRDSKDGKIVREIQNNKKLLEKEQSYQFSPKELSTIEVNGEELNMWMIKPANFDASKKYPLLMYQYSGPGSQSVSNSYFGTNDYWYQLLANEGYIIACVDGRGTGFKGADFKKVTYKELGKYEVEDQIAAAQKLGERAYIDASRMGIWGWSYGGFMSSNAILKGNDTFSMAIAVAPVTSWRFYDSVYTERYMQTPQENASGYDENSPLNHVEKLKGDYLLIHGGGDDNVHVQNTMRMVEELVQANKQFRWAIYPDRNHGIYGGNTRLHLYTMMTNFILEKL; encoded by the coding sequence ATGAAGTTCTCGAAACTACTGGTTGCATTTCTTTTTGCAACAACCACTGCGATCTTCGCGCAGGATAAAAAAATTACTCTCGAGGAGATTTGGAGTGGAAATTTTGTTCAACAGCGACTGCAATCGCTTCAGTCTTTAAATAATGGCAGTGAATATGTGGTGCTGAATTACGATCAGGCCAATGGTACCACGAGCATCGATGCGTATAGTTACAAAACCGGGAAACAAACCCGCACAATACTGAATTCGGCTAATCTGGAAGCAATCAAAAATTTCCAGGATTTCAGTTTTAGCAAGGATGAAAAGAAGATCTTATTATCTACGGAAGTGGAACCGATCTATCGTCATTCCAGCCGGGATATTTTTTATGTGTACGATACCGAATCTGAAAAACTTAGCAAGCTTAGCGATAAGAAGATTCAGGAGGCCAGTTTTTCTCCTGATAATTCCAAAGTGGCCTATGTTTATGAGAACAATATTTATTACCTCGATCTGGCAACCGGAAAAGAAACTCAGGTCACTACAGATGGTGAAATCAATAGCGTGATCAACGGGATTACCGATTGGGTTTACGAGGAAGAATTCAGCTTTGTGAAAGCTTTTGCCTGGAACCCAACCGGGGAAAAGATCGCTTACATGCGTTTTGACGAAGCCGGCGTGCCGGAATTTTCAATGGATCTGTTCGGGAAAGATCTCTATCCGCAGCAGGAAGTGTTCAAATATCCAAAGGCCGGAGAAAGCAATTCTAAAGTGAGCCTGCATATGTATGATGTGGCAGGTGGAAATTCCGAAGAAATCAAACTTGGCGACTACAATGATTTTTACATTCCGAGGATCAAATGGACGAATGACCCGATGCTGCTGAGCGTTCAGGTCCTGAACCGTCATCAGAATAACCTGGATTTGATTTTCGTGAATGCGGCTGATAATTCTGCTGCAGTGGTGATGAACGAAACCGATAAGGCTTATATTGATATTACTGATAATTTGACCTTCCTGAGCGATAACAGTTTTATCTGGACTAGCGAAAAGGATGGATGGAATCACATTTATCATTATTCCGAAGAAGGAAAGCTGAAAAACCAGGTGACCAGCGGTAATTGGGAAGTGACCAATTATTACGGCTACGATCCCAAATCCAAAAAGATTTTTTACCAGAGTACGGAAAACGGAAGTGTAAACCGTGATGTTTACTCGATCAGGCTTAACGGAAAATCTAAAACACGATTGACGAACCAGACAGGGACAAATAGTGCTGATTTCAGTGCGGATTTTACCTTTTTCATCAATGCTTTTTCAAATACTGAAACTCCTACGATCTATACTTTGAGAGATTCAAAAGATGGGAAAATCGTACGCGAAATTCAGAATAATAAGAAATTGCTGGAAAAAGAACAGTCATACCAGTTTTCGCCTAAAGAACTTTCTACTATTGAGGTTAACGGCGAGGAACTGAATATGTGGATGATCAAACCGGCTAATTTCGACGCTTCCAAGAAATACCCACTGTTGATGTATCAGTATTCCGGGCCAGGCTCACAGTCGGTTTCCAATTCGTATTTCGGTACGAACGATTACTGGTACCAGCTTCTGGCGAATGAAGGTTATATCATCGCCTGCGTGGATGGTCGTGGAACCGGGTTTAAAGGAGCCGATTTCAAAAAGGTGACTTACAAGGAACTTGGGAAATACGAAGTGGAAGACCAGATCGCGGCGGCGCAGAAACTGGGAGAAAGAGCGTATATCGATGCCAGCAGAATGGGAATTTGGGGATGGAGTTACGGAGGTTTCATGTCTTCCAACGCCATTTTGAAAGGGAATGATACCTTTTCCATGGCCATTGCCGTCGCACCGGTGACAAGCTGGAGGTTTTACGATTCCGTTTATACGGAAAGATATATGCAGACTCCGCAGGAAAATGCTTCGGGTTATGACGAGAATTCCCCGTTGAACCATGTTGAAAAACTAAAAGGCGATTACCTGCTCATCCATGGTGGTGGAGACGATAATGTGCATGTTCAGAATACCATGCGCATGGTTGAAGAGCTGGTGCAGGCCAATAAGCAATTCCGCTGGGCGATCTATCCGGACAGGAACCATGGGATTTATGGAGGCAATACCAGGCTGCATCTGTATACGATGATGACCAATTTTATACTTGAAAAACTTTAA
- a CDS encoding hydroxymethylglutaryl-CoA reductase, degradative, whose translation MAKSINGFSKLPKTEKIDWLVENFCEGSPEAEKVLKQYWNADAKLQQLHDEFIENTISNFYLPLGLAPNFLINEEYLTLPMVIEESSVVAAASKAAKFWSERGGFKARVISTEKIGQVHFKYSGDRIELEKTIEQLKPKMLEAAKPITQNMEKRGGGILSIDLVDKTKELKEYFQLFVTFDTRDSMGANFINSCLEKFAEVLETNLPKEQLTVIMSILSNYVPECLVYAEVSCKVDDLGGDSHLSGEEFAEKFVQAVNIAEVEPYRAVTHNKGVMNGIDAVVLATGNDFRAVEAGVHAFASKDGRYTSLTHAEIKNGIFRFWIEIPLALGTVGGLTSLHPLVKLALDILQRPNALELMKIAAVAGLAQNFAALRSLITTGIQQGHMKMHLMNILNQHQATKEEKKKMVDFFTHHTITHSSVIEQLEKLRANEL comes from the coding sequence ATGGCAAAATCTATAAACGGGTTCTCCAAACTACCAAAAACTGAAAAAATCGACTGGTTGGTGGAGAATTTTTGCGAAGGTTCTCCGGAAGCTGAAAAAGTCCTGAAACAATACTGGAATGCGGATGCTAAACTTCAGCAACTTCATGACGAGTTCATCGAGAATACCATATCGAACTTCTACCTTCCGCTAGGGCTCGCTCCCAATTTTCTGATCAATGAAGAATATTTGACGCTCCCTATGGTCATCGAAGAAAGTTCGGTGGTTGCAGCAGCCAGTAAAGCAGCGAAATTCTGGAGTGAAAGAGGTGGTTTCAAAGCCCGCGTGATCAGTACCGAGAAAATTGGTCAGGTTCATTTCAAGTATAGTGGTGACCGGATCGAACTGGAGAAAACCATCGAACAATTAAAACCAAAAATGCTGGAAGCTGCAAAGCCCATCACCCAAAATATGGAAAAAAGAGGAGGCGGCATCCTCAGCATCGACCTGGTAGACAAAACAAAAGAACTCAAAGAATATTTCCAGCTATTTGTCACTTTCGACACACGCGATTCGATGGGTGCCAATTTCATCAATTCCTGCCTGGAGAAATTCGCCGAAGTACTGGAAACAAATTTACCAAAAGAGCAGCTCACCGTGATCATGAGCATCCTTTCCAATTATGTCCCGGAATGCCTCGTTTACGCCGAAGTTTCGTGCAAAGTTGATGACCTTGGCGGAGACAGTCATTTGAGCGGTGAGGAATTCGCTGAGAAATTTGTGCAGGCAGTGAATATCGCTGAAGTGGAACCCTATCGTGCGGTGACCCATAACAAAGGTGTCATGAATGGGATCGATGCCGTTGTTCTGGCTACCGGAAATGATTTTCGGGCAGTGGAAGCCGGTGTGCACGCCTTCGCTTCTAAAGATGGCCGATACACCAGCCTGACGCACGCCGAAATAAAAAACGGGATATTCCGGTTCTGGATCGAAATCCCACTTGCCCTGGGAACCGTTGGCGGCCTTACCAGCCTGCATCCACTGGTAAAACTGGCGCTGGACATTCTCCAGCGACCGAACGCCCTGGAACTAATGAAAATCGCTGCGGTTGCCGGACTGGCTCAAAATTTTGCCGCCCTGCGATCGCTCATCACCACTGGCATCCAGCAGGGACATATGAAAATGCACCTGATGAATATCCTGAACCAGCACCAGGCCACCAAGGAAGAGAAGAAAAAAATGGTAGATTTCTTCACCCATCATACAATCACTCACAGCAGCGTCATCGAGCAACTGGAAAAACTTCGTGCCAATGAACTTTAA
- a CDS encoding GYDIA family GHMP kinase, whose amino-acid sequence MNFKSNGKILLTAEYAVLDGAKALALPTKFGQSMEVSLSGSPGIIQWKSLDANGNTWFETRMQISENGILSAAHSADKEEKKLVERLEQILNHCFDKKPGFFHGKGFTITTRLDFDRSWGLGTSSTLINNLAQWLEIDAFDLLANTFGGSGYDLAAAANDQPITYQLGTGKPAVFKADFNPPFQDELFFVYLNRKQNSRQAIARYKAQESEIQKLVEKISGLTEQIMQCEDLPTFELLLNTHEALISQAIALPQVKNELFPDFPGSIKSLGGWGGDFVLATGNEQAENYFRNKNYHTIFRYQDLIL is encoded by the coding sequence ATGAACTTTAAGAGCAACGGAAAAATTCTTTTAACTGCGGAATATGCTGTTCTGGACGGAGCAAAAGCACTGGCCCTCCCCACGAAATTTGGCCAGAGCATGGAAGTCAGTCTTTCAGGAAGTCCGGGTATCATTCAATGGAAGAGCCTGGATGCGAATGGCAACACCTGGTTTGAAACGCGTATGCAAATTTCTGAAAACGGTATTTTGAGTGCAGCCCATTCAGCTGATAAGGAAGAAAAGAAGCTGGTTGAAAGACTGGAGCAGATCCTTAATCACTGTTTTGATAAAAAGCCTGGTTTTTTCCACGGAAAGGGTTTTACTATCACCACGCGACTAGATTTTGACAGAAGTTGGGGACTGGGAACTTCCTCCACATTAATCAACAACCTAGCGCAGTGGCTGGAAATCGACGCCTTTGACCTACTCGCCAATACGTTTGGAGGGAGCGGTTACGACCTGGCTGCAGCGGCAAATGACCAACCTATTACCTATCAACTCGGAACCGGGAAACCAGCAGTTTTCAAGGCCGATTTTAATCCGCCATTCCAGGACGAGCTGTTCTTCGTGTATCTTAACCGCAAGCAAAACAGCAGGCAGGCAATTGCCCGCTATAAGGCTCAGGAGAGCGAGATCCAAAAGCTGGTAGAAAAAATTTCCGGATTGACCGAACAGATCATGCAGTGCGAAGATCTGCCGACATTCGAACTACTGTTAAATACCCACGAAGCGCTCATCTCGCAGGCAATTGCCCTTCCGCAGGTAAAAAACGAACTGTTTCCGGATTTTCCAGGAAGCATCAAAAGCCTCGGCGGCTGGGGTGGTGATTTTGTTCTGGCCACAGGCAACGAGCAAGCAGAAAATTACTTCCGAAATAAAAATTATCATACCATTTTCCGATATCAGGATTTGATCTTATAA
- a CDS encoding peptidylprolyl isomerase, with product MAVLNKIRQRSVFLIIIIALALFSFVLADVIRNGGLSSGNSQNVIATVNGKDIDRQEFAQQVENFERNMGGNMSTTQAVNRIWDERLRQVIIEEQIEELGIRAGDGQVTNLVRTQMANNPNFLNEAGMFDENRLREYVANLKASSPQAYEQWVQFTDNLRETAKINNYYTMVGAGIGATEKEGELAYQFQNNNVNLKYVQIPYDKIPHSEAQVSKSEISDYIKSHPEEFKKEASRSIQYVVFDETASNDDKTESQDALKKLRGERVEYNAAISANDTLPGFDNADDYEDFVNNNSDLPFEGRYKFRNDLKGEYSDTLFNLNEGDVYGPYEENGYWKMSKMLESKEIPDSVKASHILVAYQGTRLGAGLSRTKSEAKELADSIARVVKADTAKFAQLAVEFSADQTAQQNNGDLGYFTPGAMIPEFEQYAFGAKTGDVGVVETPLGYHVVAVKDQTTPAKAVKIATIAREITPSEKTMNNLFNEVTKFEIAAAEGDFSEVAKEGGYEVKTVQDMKAMDENIPGAGAQRRIVQWAFGEDAKTGDVRRFDTNNGYVVAQLTEKSDEGLMSAEDASSIVTPILQNKKKAEIIKSQIKGQSLDQIAQNQGVSVQSADAINLAQPTLTGAGSEPRVVGTAFGLKEGETSQPIAGNKGVYVVQVVSKFEAPKMDSYKPFAQQQSMATRAQATMGVFEALKEKAEIEDNRSRFY from the coding sequence ATGGCAGTTTTAAATAAGATCAGACAAAGGTCTGTTTTCCTGATTATTATTATCGCTTTAGCGCTATTTTCTTTCGTGCTGGCCGATGTGATTAGAAATGGAGGTTTGAGTTCGGGGAATTCCCAAAATGTGATCGCTACCGTGAACGGTAAAGATATCGATCGCCAGGAATTTGCCCAGCAAGTAGAGAATTTCGAAAGAAATATGGGTGGTAACATGAGTACTACTCAGGCAGTGAATCGTATCTGGGATGAAAGACTTCGCCAGGTGATCATTGAGGAGCAAATCGAAGAACTTGGGATTCGTGCCGGGGACGGCCAGGTGACTAACCTGGTTCGCACGCAAATGGCGAATAACCCAAATTTCCTGAATGAGGCCGGAATGTTCGACGAGAACAGGCTTCGTGAGTATGTGGCAAATCTAAAGGCTTCTTCCCCGCAGGCTTATGAACAGTGGGTACAGTTTACAGATAATCTTCGCGAAACTGCCAAGATCAATAACTACTACACGATGGTAGGTGCCGGTATTGGTGCTACCGAAAAAGAGGGAGAGCTGGCTTACCAGTTTCAGAACAATAACGTGAACCTGAAATATGTTCAGATTCCTTACGACAAGATCCCTCATAGTGAAGCCCAGGTAAGTAAATCTGAAATCAGTGATTACATCAAGTCACACCCGGAAGAATTCAAGAAGGAAGCTTCCAGAAGCATTCAGTATGTGGTATTTGATGAAACTGCTTCAAACGATGACAAGACGGAATCTCAGGATGCTCTTAAAAAACTTCGCGGTGAGCGTGTAGAGTACAACGCGGCGATTAGCGCGAACGATACACTTCCAGGTTTTGACAATGCCGATGACTACGAAGATTTCGTGAACAATAATTCAGATCTTCCTTTTGAAGGGCGTTATAAATTCCGAAATGACCTGAAAGGGGAATACAGTGATACTTTGTTCAACCTGAATGAAGGCGACGTGTATGGTCCTTATGAAGAAAATGGATACTGGAAAATGAGCAAAATGCTCGAGTCTAAGGAAATTCCAGATTCAGTTAAAGCCAGCCATATTTTGGTGGCTTACCAGGGTACGCGCCTTGGTGCCGGGCTTTCCAGAACCAAATCTGAAGCAAAGGAACTGGCAGATAGTATCGCCCGTGTTGTTAAGGCAGATACGGCTAAATTTGCACAATTAGCTGTTGAATTTTCAGCAGATCAAACTGCTCAGCAGAATAATGGAGATTTAGGATATTTTACTCCCGGAGCCATGATTCCTGAATTTGAACAATATGCTTTTGGTGCAAAAACCGGAGATGTTGGAGTGGTGGAAACTCCGCTTGGATACCATGTGGTTGCCGTAAAAGATCAAACAACTCCTGCGAAGGCGGTTAAGATCGCCACAATTGCCAGAGAGATTACTCCTTCTGAAAAGACGATGAACAATCTTTTCAATGAAGTGACCAAGTTTGAGATCGCTGCTGCTGAAGGTGACTTTTCAGAAGTTGCTAAAGAAGGTGGTTATGAAGTCAAGACGGTTCAGGATATGAAAGCTATGGACGAGAACATTCCTGGAGCCGGTGCTCAGAGAAGAATCGTTCAGTGGGCGTTTGGCGAGGATGCGAAAACAGGAGATGTGAGAAGATTCGATACCAATAATGGTTATGTGGTCGCCCAGTTGACTGAAAAGAGTGATGAAGGCCTGATGAGCGCAGAAGATGCTTCTTCTATCGTTACGCCAATTCTTCAGAATAAGAAAAAGGCAGAGATCATTAAATCCCAGATCAAGGGTCAGTCTCTTGACCAGATCGCCCAAAATCAGGGTGTGAGCGTTCAATCGGCTGATGCGATCAACCTGGCGCAACCAACACTTACAGGTGCGGGTAGTGAGCCACGAGTGGTAGGGACTGCTTTTGGATTGAAAGAGGGAGAAACCAGCCAGCCGATTGCCGGTAATAAAGGAGTGTATGTGGTGCAGGTGGTGAGCAAATTCGAAGCTCCAAAAATGGATTCTTACAAACCATTTGCCCAGCAGCAAAGCATGGCTACAAGGGCTCAGGCAACCATGGGTGTTTTTGAAGCGCTCAAAGAGAAAGCTGAGATTGAAGATAATCGTTCAAGGTTCTATTAA